The nucleotide window AAGCCACAGATGGGTGCTGAATTATTTATACTGCCATTTATCATCTATGAAATATGAAATCCTGTGATTATTATGAAGAATTAAATAGCTCAATTGTCTACATGTATTAAAATCTTCTATCCTATTAGAAACAATTAAATACACAAATCCCACATTTTGTCATATAAGGCAAAGTTCTGAGATCAGTTTGTGATAGAGTAGGCTGTAATGGTGTGGGCTGTGTAGGTAATATGCCATGTTTAAGCTTTCTGACTGACATGCGCTCTTTCTCTTGCTGCTCTTTGATGATTTTGTTGGTCTCCATTGCCACTCTTTTCTGTTGCATGAGCTCCTGGCGCTCGATCTCTCGCCGAGCTTCTACTGCCAGTTTTTCCTCATCTGTCATGAACAACTCCCTGCcctgaaataaatcaaatcataaaTATCACAAATTAACAGAACTTGCATTCCATGTCATATTAATAAGAAATCCATAATTGAAGAAGTGAAGAAAGCCAGTGGATTTCAAAGTTCTAGAATGCAATGCAGATAGACTATATGATGCATATATACAGTTTCAGCTGAGATCCAGAACCACTATTTAGTTATGGTAAGATTTAGCGATTTAGCTTTAACTGTATTAGCATGAATAAACTGTATTCATGCTAATACAGCTACATACAGCTGCACTGCTCTCTATAGATAGAGTGTTCAATCTCACTGGTAGCACATGGCATTGTAGATAAGTTAACAGGAGAACCAGCTTCAACTCCAATGTTGTATCATACAAACAACCAGAAGCTTGATTTGTAAACAATGAATGTATTCGCACAGTGTATTACAATaacaagtaaaatataaaaacttcaGAACATCAACCATCTCAAACAGAAGAAAGGCCATGATCAATCACACCAATAAACCGGTGTTCTACTGGTCTTATAACCTTATTAAACCACTCCATTTATCATTCCCAacagaaaatgaacaaaaactctGATTAGATTTTATGGTCACATTGTTTCCAGATTAAAGTCACCAGTGTGCCAGACAAATCCTGACATCTTGGAGTAAGAAAGCCCCTTATCAGACACTTTAATTTCCTGTCCTTGAGACAAGTCTTTGGGGATGACTGTGCGGAATGGATCCCTCTGTGAGTTACAGATTTGCTCTGCGCTAATGAGCACTGCGGAGAATTGCATGAGCCAGATGCGAATAAGGTGGATAGAATTACACGAAACTTACAGCTCCGGTGAGGACTGTGATAGTTAGACTCCTGCTGCTCTTCAGCACTCGAACAGCCTATAAATACAACATAGTATTTTCTGATCATATCTCCACTTCCAATCTTTGTATTGGTTTTGCACTTGTATGATTTACAAGTGAAAACATCAATAGTTcagtatgaaaaaaaagcaaCCGTGTTGATAAGCCTTACCTCTTTGTGGTCCACGTTAGTAAACTCCACCCCATTGACCTCAACAATCTGGTCACCGACCTACATCCCCCAAAACCAATAAAAATGTCAGTGTCTCTttggtaaaataataaatctgtaaTGAATTGATGATGAGGTTTTTGTGCAACATTGAGATTAGATCACTAAATGAGATTATAATACCTGCAGGCCCACTTCTGCAGACAAAGAGCCAGGCTTTACATTGCTGATGTAGATCCCAGGCTTTTGAGTTGGTCCACTTGAGATACTGCAGCAAACACAGATAATGAATTTTAGTAGTCGTTTGGCTTTATATTGACCATATTGGTTACAAAAAAGGCCTTATGAATCATATGAATGATTCATATGAACACCTTTGTAATGGTTTAGGTTTTTCCTACTGCAACAAATATACAGAAACTCATTCATCATCTCATCAcgttgtctataccgctttatcctgtattcagggttgcggaggcctggagcctataccaggaaacttagggcacaaggcaggagagggacagggtaccaatccatctcagagcacacacactcacacacacacacaaaccacgggcaatttgggaacaccaattgacctaatctgcatgtctttggactgtgggagaaaaaaactgagcacctggaggaaaccaccaagcatggggagaacatgcaaactccatgcacacagaggcgggaatggAAACAGGCCAGGGATCGAATCTGGACCCTAAAGGTGCaggctaaccattaagccaccgtcCCACCCCAAATTTACAGACACATTCCAGTGTATTTCTATTGATCTACACAATAAAATTCCCAGTgttgattttacacttttagaggttatatgagttcaactagaactatatacacactttatacacacTTTAGAAAATACATGTATCAACATTCGTAAATTAAGGGCATAATTTccacaaaacaaattatttgaacaaaaataaaaaatgttcaataattgtatgtttatattaacttcaataagttaaattataaattaataatagatCTGGATTTGGTTgcctttttataatattttagaatTATTCAAGAGTCAAAAACACATAAATTAAATACTATACTCAGCTTTACCTGATGCCCATGCCTTTGGTGCCAACCAGGCTAAGGAAGACTTTTTTCTCCTTGATCTCTTTCCCTCCAATGGAGGCCAGACCAGCAACACTGCTCTTTTTCTCCTGGGAGACAACAATAATCGCTGTGAAACTCCATAATAAGGATTAATGGAATTATAACAGTTTTGGTACTTACTCCTGATTCAGAAACAAACTGATCCACAAACTGCCATTTTAGTGGTTCGTCAGGGGAACTGATAGAGACAGTAGGTATTATTAATCATAATgcttatttttgtaattatattAAGTATCCTCAAACAGGTGCACAATTGTAGCTTTACTTCTGTTCTCCAGCACAGAATACCTACACTATATAAACAAAGGTTTGTGGACACTTGACCATTACATCCACATCTGGAAAatctttccacttttttttcccacttttgGGGTGTTGTTGTGTGGATTAGCCCAGGTGCCCACAAAGATAAAAATGCAAACTTTCAGTTTTAATTTGAGCTTTTTTCAGCTTTATGGAGTAAATTACTGAAGACAAGACTGAAGGCAGAAAGACCCGCAATCAAACAACAGCTGAAGGCAGCTGCAATAAGGTCTGGCAAGGAATCTTAAGGGGAAAAACTCAGCATTCGGTCATGACCATTGGTTCCGGACTTTAGACAGTTATTAAGTGCAAAGGGTTTACATCCAAGTATTAAATGCAATCAATATGCTTGTAATTgttagtttgttccattatttatgagtcACCAAAATAGGtgcgtgtacagtatatgtatatatgtgaatGGTAATGCCACACATTAGTCAAAATCTGACTTTACTCACATCTGGaggatttaattttaaatcagtAGTGTCCAGCGGCAAAATGGCTAAAAATCTTATCTTTGTTCCAAAATGCACAGACCTGACTACACATTTCAAacaaaattttcattaaaaaaaaaatttcatatgGGATTGATCATAAAgcaatacaattatttttgttcaaggacctctataattatataaaaagagAAAGGCATGACCAAAAATGGATCCAAATTAAACCTCctcatttgtcaaaaaaaaaaaggacagatggGAATTTCTGGCTGCTAGTGAAACTGAGGTCCTCCTCGGCAGATGTGATTGCTAAAACAGTacgaaatatttttttaaagctagaGAAAATGATGATTCTAGACTTGTCATCAGATATAGAACACACTGGTGCAGCATTTCACTTACTAATGACGCAAATTTTAGCAAAAAATGccgaaatataaaaacaaaggaTGCTAAGAGGGTTCACCCAGTATAAATCTGGATGATACTAAATAAAGTTGACATGAAACAATTTAACCTCATACCCACTACAGTAACTATTCAAGGTGCTGGAGCATAGAGTCAAAACAACAAACGGTATGGCAATATACAGATGCCAGCATTATGTAAAATTACCTCTTTACTGGAATCATTCCCACATCTATAAATGAAACCAAGTAAATTAATAAGCAATCATCCACAGTATAAACAGTATAATCAAACAGATCCAAATGCTAAGTTGTTAACTAAGTTGGtaactaaatattaatttatctgtttttaatgaattaagaTCCTGACTCACGTCTGACTTTAAGTGATACGGTTTTTTTAGTCTTGATAAGGCTGATAACCTCTTCATGGATGCAGGAGGAAATTGAATAGCCATTGATGCGCACAATCTCATCTCCCACCTGCCAAAACAGCATAATCATTACCATGGTGGagtttcttcttcctgcttggTCATAAAAGTTGTTAAcatttgaatataaaaacaaGCTATCAGCCATCCTCAATTTGCCTTAAAAGTTATTTCCTGAATTTGTGTCAATTATATTAATTCTTACATAATCGTAAGCTTATTTCAGATTAAGTCTTAAAATCACATTAATGGTTTTTATACACTGCTAGAAATAATGATTATTCTCCTGATATTTTTTAAACCCTTTTCTAAAAGTGTATAGATGTCTCCTACTGTAgagtacattttttcatatgttaaaaaagtttgttttactGCAAAAAGCAAGAATTTAATCTGAAAAGGAAAGGTTAATACACTGAATGTCCAAGAACAAAATGAATTTATTGCATGGTTTTCTACTCCCCCTAGTGGTGTGTGGATGCTCTAACATCAATAGAATGTAGCTTTGCATTTTGTCTTTGttcttgctctttctctctctctcttacctgCAGACCCACATTTCCAGCCTGTCCATCCTTCACAATCTGTGAGATGAAAAGTCCACATCCAAACTCTATCCCCCCGCGTACACTCAGGCCCAAGCCTTCAGGGTGAGTGCGGTCCAAACGCACTTCCTTTAGCTTCCTGCATGCATACAGGGATGAGAATTTGACTGTGGCAATTGCACTTGCATTTCTGGTCAGCCAGACAGAAATCTGATGCACTATATTTCTAAATAATCAagttattacattttaacaaaactACTGCCGCATGTGCATCTACTAGAAGGGCTTTTCACTGTCAAAtgtgacacacagacacattcaTGCATGTATAACATGTGACTACAATATGTCACAAtattactgtgtatatatatatatatatatatatatatatatatatatatatatatattttatttatttatttatttttttaagctgtgTGTAGAATCGTAATTTCCCTTTCCTGGACCTAAGATGCCCAAACATGTTCTATAAGTGCTCTACACAAATCTCAGACCTCAACCCAAGTGAGAAACTCTTGGGGTGAAGTGGAGGTCTTCTCGCCTGACATTAGTGCCTGAGGTCTCAAAttctcttgtggctgaatgcaATCAAATCACTATAGACATGCTGTGCTAAATCGAGGGAAAAGCATTCCTAGAAAAGtggttattataacagcaaggggaaaataaattaaaataatatacacatacacacacacacacatatttatactTCAGTAAATCTATCtagaatggcaactacgctaattctctccatctgttctgtacttttctacccatcccgaggcatctggagattgtaccagcttcagtagacaaaggccaaccctgagaggatcctgaggcatccatagaggaccagctccagctgaattctgccttattatggttggagctacacatcctgctcctgtgctcccagtgatccagacccagatcggccctctgcacctactgactcatccctatgctgaactggacttcatgttaatttaaagaatttctgttatattgtactttcagctgcatagcacacatgatgttatatcatctctatctgttatcacccaaatgaggatgggtttcctgttgagtctggttcctctcaaggtctcttcctattgccatctcagggagtttttccttgccactgtcgccgtcacccttggcttgctcatcagagaaatttcattcattcatcttattattatctagacacatttttctcacacatacaaaatttattattattattattattattatttttatttattttttttttaatgaatttctttcatttttgtaaagctgctttgagataacgaccattgttaaaagcgctatataaataaaattgaattgaagtaaATATTCACAtacatttgtattattttcaatgattatggcttacaggtCATGAAaatctcaaaatattaaaatatttgatttCTAGTTTGAGTCAATTATTATTCGTATGGTATTAATCAGTTTACGCATGTAGAAGTCTGCTGATTTGACAGTTTTCCAAAAGCTCATCATCGACACCCTCCTCAAGGAAGGTAAGCCACAGAAGAtgctgtatttaaaatatatttatggaaAGTTGAATGGAAGTGTGAGAagtaagaaagtaagaaaagcaACAGAGATTATCACCGGCTTCGAGAAGTTGAAAAAGCTTTACAATGAGTAGAGTAAGGCTCCAACTGTAGCATTCATAGtatcaagccactcctgaaccagagaTAACATCGGAAGGCGCTTAcccaggctaatcagaaaaaggaCTTTTGCTCAGTTCTCTTTTCAGatcaaagtaaattttgcagttccagagtctggaggaagggCAAAGAGGCACTGAATTCAAGCTGCAACAGGGTAATAATTTCCATGCCATGCTGCACTAACCCAGTAAATCAGGGTAAATAAAAGGGCCTCAACCAAGGACTGAAtgcataaattaatataattttttggaATTTGAGAGCTGTAAGGTATAATCaccaaaatttttatattttattttacatataaaatacaaaagaatatgaactttttcacaatatataaaaatttcaaGATACactatacaggtagtccctgacttacgagtTCCATTCCGGGATCACGTTTGTAAGTTCGATTTGTTCTTAAATCTTAAGTGagtcttatatgcctttgacacaaatataccaTGTAAAGCATACTTGCAACTGTGGCATTCCTAATATCTTTCCTAATCTGCTAATCTTTTCTAATATTATtactaaatctgtcccctttcctcACACtaccatcatgtggccaaaaacagCAATCGCACCCAAGGAAATTAACCTCATACAAATGTAAAAGTGAGGGGAATCCaattacacactgaaaatattgtatataattgtaaatattgttatctggtgcactgcagtatctattttttgtacaatacatgtaaGCTACTTCCATGATTTAACGGAAAGGAGAACTGTGGTCCATTCATCACTTGAATAttcgtaagttggggactacctgtattataaagtatatatatagatatatatatatatatatgtatatatacacacacacatacatctcTTAGAGCTTAGATTGCAAATTTGCATTCACTGGGACTGAGAGCTGGCAGGTTCTGTTATATTAGACCTGTGTGTCACGCTAGATTACACTCCTGGGGTTTATAACCAGCACTGTTCTGTCACGGTTCACTGAGCCTGAGAGAGAGCAATTACTTTACCCCAGTGCAAGGATAGGGCGAACCACCTTTcccatttattctttctttcttttttgcttatttttgttAGCATTTCCTTtttcaataattatttatttatgccatCTTCTCACCTGGATCTCTTTGGTGTAAGGTTGTCATACTCCACCTGGTGTTTGAGAGGTATAAGAGGCCGGATAGCATCAAAGAGGGGCAGGCGGTTAGGTTCATTAATCACTAGCTTCAAATCCCCTGCCAGGACAGGCAGATCCATGGACCTAATAACAAGCAAATGGATTCAAGAAATCTGAATCTAAACAGACTTAAGGAAAGCAGGGTAAGTTTCATAAAGCACTGCAGGTCAATTGAGTAAACTACAATGATGATATTtgctataataaaaatgataagaGAAATCAACATTCTTAACAGGATCATATCCACATGTTAATGTGGATTATCTGCCACCCTGACTGCAACAATACTATATCTCAGAGTCTCAGATAgagttaaaaacaacaaacctgTTGAGTCATGCTTTAATCATCAGCACTTTAATACAGCATATAGTAAGTCTTGTTAATTATAAATTTCACTGGGTACAGCTCTTAATTTTCTAATTTGATCATTAAAAAGAATGCTTTTTGGATTTAGTATTCTGCCCTGGTCTATGAAACTTTGATGACCAGCATTTCACTTGTGACTCAAATAACAGCAGCAAAGGGTCTTTTGTGAATGTCTGCATGTGACCGGGTGGAGATTGAAAACTATCAGATCTCCATCCAATAGGACAACCAACAGCCCCCGGTCCAAAAGAGCAACCACACAAAGATCAAGTGGAAAAATCTATTTAGTTCTTATtgttcagataaaaagaaacccaATATATAATTCAGCTGCATGTGACAATGTTCTTTTCTTTACCTTTTTTGCTCTACAAACTTTCATGAAATATTAACCACATTTTAGCCACATAgccacaaattattatttttgcataaatttgAATATTAACGCAAGAATACAAAGAAGTATAAGTGCAATAACTTATTATGTTTAGAGGTTTAAAGCTAGTGCTACAACTGGCACAAATAAACAATCAAGAAAtaacaaaagaatgaaatatCTTATCCCTCACCAAGGTTTTGGTGGCACTTTTAAATGCACAGTAAACTTGACACCAAAAAACCACAAACACTATCAAAAGATAGAAAACCACAAATACAACAAATCATAGACAGTAGATCAAGATGAAACTTACTTATGATACATGCGCAGGACATCATACAGGTAATCCTTTTCTGCTTCATTATCAATCAGCAACTcaacctgtaaaaaaaacacatacagtaaaattaGAAGTTCCTGTACTAATCAGGCTCACCATGGGGACCATCATACTTACCTTGTGGTGACTGAATTGCTGTAGAAAGATTTTAAGAAAACGTTTGGGCCACTCAATGATTCCACACATCTTTCTCAGAAAGACACAACAGGAGAAAGGAAGGTTTACGCTGTGGATGTGGGAGGTATGTTTCGGTGACCTGGGGAACTGATGTGACACATGCTATTGTTCTTGGTCAGGTGGAAATAGTTGGGTGCTGATCTGCTCCACTAGACCTGCTCATGCCCCTGCCCTCCATGTCCTCACACTGAGCGGCTCATtttacatgaatgaaaaggCACATCAcagcaaatgtttaaataagaCATAATGTCGCAGATCTGAAACCCTTCAAGGCAAGTAATACCcatgatttaatattattactttatCCAGTAAATATGCCAAATTATCggtattttccttatttttttatgggTTAAATACGAGTACTTTTTTCACCTCTAAGGTCTGTTAATCTAACacgatatattttatttatttatgttctatCGTCTATATGACTAGTTGGTTAGTGTTCCACGGAGGGTGCTCCTTGTGTCTATCATCCTGGATAGGCTCTGGATTCATAATAACCCTGACCAGAAGTTagtgaaaatgtattaaattaattaatggatTAATGAATAGTGTGATGTCTATTGGTCATTGACCCATGATGTATGAATAGGATTTCCAAAGCAAAATGTAAATGGGCTGTCCTGCTTTGTGCATGTCTGTTTTATAGTCTTTCACATCAAATATATCCTTTTTCTACATGTAGACAAACTTTACTTTGttgtttaaatattacatatagAATAAAATAGAGTAGAATGGAATAGAATGGAATTGAatggaatagaatagaataaatcCATTTACACTTGATAAGATAAGGTTTGGGTGGAAAGGACAGATggtgtaataaatatatattatacaagcCCCACGTGTCCCTTAGCCTGGACTTTGACACCATAaagcaataaaactgaaattccGAGCATGAATCACTTTTGCGTTAATGACCTCAACGTCCTTCATAAAATACTGTAGAGGTACAACCGATGAAATCGGTGATGAATTCACAACAGCTGACAAGCAGGAGGCTTTGCGTGCGGACATTAAACTACGACAGGAGGCAAATTACTGCACGTCCCTGgcggagagacagagaggaacaGAGAAAAAGAAGCAATCCTGTCCGCCTGACTGGCCTTGTCTACCATCCCATCTATCCAGAAGGCTAATGAAGAAACCTTTATGTGATCCACCCCTCccctctcttttacacacacacacatacaccagaTGGGAAATGACACATCATTGGACAAAGCTCACAATGGAAATCCTTTAGACTATCCCCTGTGCGTATGCTCCTGTTATGAAAAGtctaattaaatgtttatacttaatagatttttatttattagtcacCTTTAAATGGttgtcttgaaaaaaaaaaaaaaaaaaacaggacctTTATCATTTCTGGGACCTGCTTGCAGCCAGTAACTTAGCTTCgggctttaaaagaaaatgtggctttataaatgtttaatgaacAGTTATAATCCAGATGAAACCAACAGGAGGagcaaaataaaaagcagaagtTCTCCTCTGTTGGGAGTCTGTTATACACTTCAGGTAAAGTAAAGGTGTGTGCAGGTAGTTCTTAGTTTAAACACACCCTCACAGGTAAGCCATGGCAGACCAAATAAATGAACTATCTTGAATGTAAAGATATTAAAACACGCTTTCGTTGTGTACCTGTTTATCAGGTGCGCAGACAGTCTTCCGCCATTCTTAAAGCACACGCGCTCATTTCACCTCAACGGCTAAATACTcctcagctctgtgtgtgtgcggggaaaactgaaaaggaaaaaaaaaacctttattcaCTTACCTTATGGCGAAATTCTCGAGCTACTTTCCTCTCCATGATTAAAAAACCTCTGACCGGTTCccgtgtgtctgcgtgtgtgtgtgtatgtgtatgtgttggtTCTGAGG belongs to Clarias gariepinus isolate MV-2021 ecotype Netherlands chromosome 2, CGAR_prim_01v2, whole genome shotgun sequence and includes:
- the ush1c gene encoding harmonin isoform X1, with the translated sequence MERKVAREFRHKVELLIDNEAEKDYLYDVLRMYHKSMDLPVLAGDLKLVINEPNRLPLFDAIRPLIPLKHQVEYDNLTPKRSRKLKEVRLDRTHPEGLGLSVRGGIEFGCGLFISQIVKDGQAGNVGLQVGDEIVRINGYSISSCIHEEVISLIKTKKTVSLKVRHVGMIPVKSSPDEPLKWQFVDQFVSESGEKKSSVAGLASIGGKEIKEKKVFLSLVGTKGMGISISSGPTQKPGIYISNVKPGSLSAEVGLQVGDQIVEVNGVEFTNVDHKEAVRVLKSSRSLTITVLTGAGRELFMTDEEKLAVEARREIERQELMQQKRVAMETNKIIKEQQEKERMRKMEISQKAAEEEERYRKEMEKIEAEERKQNREWEEDWGSKEKSKGPSPVHSPSPLSHSPPPSKPRSSAAEADTDEDEDIESGDGFQKYVDDFDPYSMFTPEQIEGKDVRLLRIKKEGPLDLSVEGGIDSPLGKLVVSNIYEGGSADKHGGVVAGDEIMAVNGKILTDVTLTEGQNSLARAWNSGGDWIDLVIAVSPPKEYEDEVTFF